A single region of the archaeon BMS3Bbin15 genome encodes:
- a CDS encoding sugar-specific transcriptional regulator TrmB, with the protein MRVYVIILVLLVCLGTASALQIEKYSATLELQKGYATQEVVLNIINNLHSPVYEFKYPFFGYISNVVVYGNGTVIPFTIEGSGQRVYIKANLSRKLGFNGSYTLKYVYNISGIVERKDDLYILTTTYPLFANVKNFNLSVFLPPGYGLAKNVISMSPEGQATSNGRIVILKWELHEPIPDEFRNFRVIVLYERLITVGNSLNNFILSILIFSMIVILIFIFFKKRRFLDALFDRQKRLKEKIGILKDDEQTIMKLVIENNGIDQREIVRQTGFSKTKVSKILSELEKRGAIVKKPVGRRNKIYIVDKE; encoded by the coding sequence ATGAGAGTATATGTAATTATTTTGGTTTTGCTGGTTTGTCTTGGGACTGCTTCAGCCCTGCAAATAGAAAAATACAGTGCAACTCTTGAGCTGCAAAAAGGCTATGCAACTCAGGAAGTTGTGCTCAATATCATAAATAATCTGCATTCTCCAGTTTATGAATTTAAATATCCTTTTTTTGGATATATAAGTAATGTTGTAGTTTATGGAAATGGGACTGTCATACCTTTTACCATAGAAGGTAGCGGTCAGAGAGTTTATATCAAGGCCAATCTTAGCAGGAAGCTGGGCTTTAATGGGTCATATACCTTAAAATATGTTTATAATATCTCAGGAATAGTGGAGAGAAAGGATGACCTGTATATACTAACAACAACCTATCCTTTATTTGCAAATGTGAAAAACTTTAACCTTTCTGTATTCTTACCACCTGGCTATGGGCTTGCAAAAAATGTGATAAGTATGAGTCCTGAAGGTCAGGCAACCTCGAATGGAAGGATAGTTATACTTAAGTGGGAATTACATGAACCCATACCTGATGAGTTCAGGAATTTCAGGGTAATAGTTCTCTATGAAAGATTAATAACCGTAGGAAATAGCCTTAATAATTTTATACTTTCAATTTTGATTTTCTCTATGATTGTAATATTGATATTTATATTTTTCAAAAAGCGTCGATTTTTGGATGCATTGTTTGACAGACAAAAGAGACTTAAAGAAAAAATAGGGATTCTGAAGGATGATGAACAGACAATTATGAAACTGGTAATTGAAAATAATGGCATAGACCAGAGAGAAATAGTTCGGCAGACAGGATTTTCGAAAACTAAAGTGAGT